The Montipora capricornis isolate CH-2021 chromosome 3, ASM3666992v2, whole genome shotgun sequence genome window below encodes:
- the LOC138043235 gene encoding uncharacterized protein — MLQAGAVLYLFLKISMAIFENFFHGTQNIASQMMTAVTSHLFLPELINETPPGSAKDILYGQTDRTNRTCLRDELYPIGKLKEGIPSEPCEDDLMLSTRVESISSIKFFNYLQLGDAVFYSQAYREITIRNHHTDAYTQEEEIRYQQTEVFLMVVKDVDSVMTCAAALSQMPKGEKHFANTIPCNTGLSSQSHCSHFQTKRGHFLHCLSQTDCHD; from the exons ATGCTCCAGGCAGGAGCAGTTCtctatttgtttttgaagatttCAATGGCGATATTTGAAAATTTCTTCCATGGAACACAGAACATTGCAAGTCAA ATGATGACTGCCGTCACCAGTCACCTGTTCCTTCCAGAGCTGATCAACGAGACGCCACCAGGGTCTGCAAAGGATATTCTGTATGGACAGACTGACCG GACTAACAGAACTTGTTTGAGAGATGAACTCTATCCAATTGGCAAATTGAAGGAAGGAATACCTAGTGAACCATGTGAAGATGACCTCATGTTGTCTACAAGGGTTGAGTCCATTTCTTCTATCAAATTCTTCAACTACTTGCAACTTGGAGATGCAGTGTTCTACTCCCAAGCGTATAGAGAAATTACCATAAGGAACCATCACACTGACGCTTATACACAAGAAGAAGAGATAAGATATCAGCAAACAGAAGTCTTTTTAATGGTTGTCAAAGATGTTGATTCAGTTATGACCTGTGCAGCTGCCCTTTCTCAAATGCCAAAAGGTGAGAAACATTTTGCCAATACAATACCATGCAACACTGGGCTTTCCAGTCAATCACATTGTTCCCATTTCCAAACCAAAAGAGGCCATTTTTTACATTGTCTGTCTCAGACTGATTGTCATGACTGA